In Chanodichthys erythropterus isolate Z2021 chromosome 9, ASM2448905v1, whole genome shotgun sequence, a genomic segment contains:
- the ugt5e1 gene encoding LOW QUALITY PROTEIN: UDP glucuronosyltransferase 5 family, polypeptide E1 (The sequence of the model RefSeq protein was modified relative to this genomic sequence to represent the inferred CDS: deleted 3 bases in 2 codons) — protein sequence MLVTTFKTRYFNENISEGPCSLLATHSHTTACQIRNKTCTVGTFFHIGKYLQDIAKDKTMLLNPQTFVLVVFLWSLPLFSLAGKILVYPVDGSHWLNMDILLRELHQRGHKLTVVRSANSWYIPENTTHYTPITIHVDHLSSLEDPKYMASFLKRNIDIQRGEGSVLSFIALQKETITLLEESHNSSAEMVKIILEDKKLIRTLKESKYDLMLTDPGFAGGVILGAYLGLPMVFNVRWITNGEGHFAIAPSPLSYIPTIGSRVTDKMSFVNKMKNLLHFGIGQYIDHMLTRPLYQGVISKYINPNSNVYTLIQGADLWLMRVDFVFEFPRPTMPNVVYIGGFQCKPAKPLSDDLEKFVESSGEHGVVIMSLGTLLGSLVPDISEVIASAFARLPQKVIWRHIGEKPSTLGKNTLIVEWLPQNDLLGHPKTKAFVTHGGTNGIYEAIYHGVPMLGLPLIFDQFDNMIRLEARGVAQVLDVATLDVDTLTQALRDILDENQPYQKNMRRLSSLHRDTPLKPMDSAIFWLEFVMRHKGAAHLRTESYKLPWYSYHCVDVLMLIVSLFTAVCLILVLMSKALLKVFVRKRKAKKE from the exons ATGCTAGTCACCACTTTTAAAACAAGATAT TTCAATGAAAACATAAGTGAAGGACCTTGCTCACTCTTGGCAACACACTCTCACACGACTGCCTGCCAGATCCGGAATAAAACCTGCACTGTTGGGACATTCTTCCACATTGGAAAA TATCTTCAGGACATCGCCAAGGACAAG ACAATGCTGCTGAATCCCCAGACCTTTGTCCTTGTTGTCTTCCTTTGGAGTCTCCCACTATTTTCCCTGGCTGGGAAGATCCTAGTGTACCCTGTGGATGGAAGCCACTGGCTTAACATGGACATTCTGCTACGGGAGCTTCATCAGCGAGGTCACAAACTGACAGTGGTCCGTTCTGCCAACAGTTGGTACATCCCAGAGAACACCACACACTACACGCCCATCACCATCCATGTTGATCACCTCAGCAGCCTGGAGGACCCCAAGTACATGGCATCCTTTCTTAAGAGAAACATTGACATTCAAAGAGGGGAAGGATCAGTTTTGTCATTCATTGCCCTACAGAAAGAAACCattactcttttagaagagtCTCACAATTCTTCTGCTGAGATGGTGAAGATCATCCTAGAAGACAAAAAGCTTATAAGAACACTCAAAGAGTCCAAGTATGATCTGATGCTAACCGATCCTGGTTTTGCAGGAGGGGTCATATTGGGTGCATACTTAGGTCTACCAATGGTGTTCAACGTACGATGGATAACAAATGGAGAGGGGCACTTTGCAATTGCACCCTCGCCGCTTTCTTACATCCCAACTATCGGATCCAGAGTAACAGACAAAATGAGCtttgtgaataaaatgaaaaatctctTGCATTTTGGAATCGGCCAATACATAGACCACATGCTCACAAGGCCCCTCTATCAAGGAGTTATCAGCAAATACATAAACCCCAACTCCAATGTCTACACTCTGATCCAAGGAGCGGATTTGTGGCTCATGCGAGTTGATTTTGTATTCGAGTTCCCTCGTCCTACTATGCCTAATGTGGTCTACATTGGAGGCTTCCAGTGCAAACCCGCCAAACCTCTATCAGATGATTTGGAGAAGTTTGTCGAGAGTTCTGGAGAGCATGGGGTGGTGATCATGTCTTTGGGTACTCTGCTTGGAAGTCTGGTTCCTGACATATCTGAGGTCATCGCCTCGGCCTTCGCTCGCTTGCCGCAAAAGGTCATTTGGAGGCACATAGGGGAAAAGCCATCTACGTTGGGGAAAAACACACTTATTGTGGAATGGTTGCCTCAAAATGACCTTCTAGGCCATCCTAAAACTAAAGCTTTTGTCACCCATGGAGGAACGAATGGAATCTACGAGGCTATTTACCATGGCGTGCCGATGCTTGGACTCCCGCTCATCTTCGACCAATTCGACAACATGATACGCCTGGAAGCCAGAGGGGTGGCTCAAGTTCTTGACGTCGCAACCCTGGATGTAGATACCTTAACGCAAGCCCTGAGGGACATACTGGATGAAAATCAACCGTACCAGAAGAACATGCGCAGATTGTCAAGTCTACATCGTGACACACCACTTAAGCCAATGGACAGCGCTATCTTTTGGCTGGAGTTTGTCATGAGGCATAAGGGTGCGGCGCATTTGCGCACAGAGTCCTACAAGCTTCCTTGGTATTCCTACCACTGCGTGGATGTGTTAATGTTGATAGTGAGTTTGTTTACGGCAGTCTGTCTGATCTTGGTCTTGATGAGCAAGGCATTGCTTAAAGTTTTTGTCAGGAAAAGAAAGGCCAAAAAAGAGTAG
- the dedd gene encoding death effector domain-containing protein encodes MTSQQHGNANPALLLPQNSSSSQGRQHISRSPIDSYSRSGLSSSRRGWVAASSSATAHGNSLALSLSRLAPASCSNSSSSRRPASGRVEPWPEEAVDDAYGLYSLHRMFDIVGAQLTHRDVRVLSFLFVDVIDEYERGGIRSGRDFLLALERQGRCDETNFRHVLQLLRIITRHDLLPYVTLRKRQTVCPDPVDKYLEETSVRYVSPRGTGEAQQGTPHRRTGPQPLICCPPSGPQVCPPRAKPTPPPPSRKRKRSHTTADCREKQTCDIRLRVRAEYCQHESALQGNVFSNKQEALERQFERFNQANTILKSRDLGSIICDIKFSELTYLDAFWRDYINGSLLEALKGVFITDSLKQAVGHEAIKLLVNVDEEDYQAGRRKLLRNLVAGGAGAGTGSREGPLS; translated from the exons ATGACCTCACAGCAGCATGGGAATGCCAACCCTGCCCTCCTCTTGCCACAGAACTCTTCATCTAGTCAGGGCAGGCAACACATCTCTCGTTCCCCTATAGACTCGTATTCCCGCTCCGGGCTCTCCTCTTCTCGGAGGGGCTGGGTTGCGGCATCCTCATCCGCAACAGCTCACGGTAACTCTCTTGCGCTCTCTCTAAGCCGACTGGCTCCGGCGTCCTGCAGTAATTCCTCTTCGTCTCGGAGACCTGCGTCTGGCCGGGTGGAGCCGTGGCCGGAGGAGGCTGTGGACGACGCGTATGGGCTTTACTCCCTTCACCGCATGTTTGATATTGTGGGCGCACAGCTGACGCACCGTGATGTGCGTGTGCTATCCTTCCTTTTTGTGGACGTTATTGACGAGTACGAGAGAGGAGGGATACGAAGCGGCCGGGATTTCCTGCTAGCGCTGGAGCGCCAGGGGCGATGTGATGAGACAAACTTCCGGCATGTTCTTCAGCTGCTCCGCATCATCACCCGCCATGACCTGCTGCCGTACGTCACGCTGCGCAAGAGACAGACAG TGTGCCCAGATCCAGTGGATAAATATCTGGAGGAGACGTCAGTGCGTTATGTTTCTCCCAGAGGAACAGGAGAGGCCCAGCAAGGAACTCCTCACAGAAGAACAG GACCCCAGCCATTGATCTGCTGTCCTCCATCAGGACCCCAGGTATGCCCACCACGTGCTAAACCCACCCCACCTCCACCCAGCAGGAAAAGGAAAAGATCTCACACAACAGCAGACTGCAGAGAAAAACAGACCTGTG ACATAAGACTGAGGGTGCGTGCGGAGTACTGTCAGCACGAGTCTGCTCTACAAGGCAATGTCTTCTCTAACAAGCAAGAGGCGCTGGAGAGGCAATTTGAGCGTTTCAACCAGGCCAACACCATCCTTAAGTCCCGTGACCTGGGTTCCATCATATGTGACATCAAGTTTTCAGAGCTGACCTACCTGGACGCCTTTTGGCGGGACTACATCAATGGCTCGCTATTAGAAGCCCTGAAGGGCGTTTTCATCACGGACTCTCTGAAGCAGGCAGTGGGTCACGAGGCCATTAAGCTCCTGGTGAACGTGGATGAGGAAGACTACCAGGCTGGCCGGAGGAAGTTGCTGAGGAACCTGGTGGCAGGAGGTGCCGGTGCGGGCACGGGAAGCAGGGAGGGTCCCTTGTCCTAG
- the LOC137026280 gene encoding phospholipase A and acyltransferase 2-like, giving the protein MDYKEQVEQVISSAQFGDLIEFSYPIGYSHWGVYDGDGYVIHFGVADETQVMSTFRGFLQTVFPVCGDLLLGETKIRRQLLSEVNVPKGARVLVSNGRHDLQPSPEDEIRKRRNALLDKEFTYKVLTFNCEHFATFVRSGKAMCNQIPGKPKNKECVDATEQFSSLVPSLDTDS; this is encoded by the exons ATGGACTACAAAGAACAG GTTGAGCAAGTTATATCCAGCGCGCAATTCGGAGATTTGATCGAGTTCTCGTACCCCATTGGCTACTCACACTGGGGCGTGTACGACGGAGATGGATACGTCATTCACTTTGGGGTTGCAG ATGAAACTCAGGTGATGAGTACGTTTCGGGGTTTTCTGCAGACTGTCTTCCCTGTTTGTGGTGATCTTTTGCTTGGAGAAACTAAGATACGGCGTCAGCTTCTGTCTGAGGTTAACGTACCTAAAGGAGCTCGTGTTTTAGTGAGCAATGGCCGACACGATCTCCAGCCTTCACCTGAGGATGAAATCAGAAAACGACGAAATGCTTTACTTGACAAGGAGTTTACTTACAAAGTCCTCACATTTAACTGTGAGCACTTTGCCACATTTGTCCGCTCTGGAAAAGCGATGTGCAATCAG ATCCCAGGGAAGCCCAAAAACAAGGAATGTGTGGATGCCACAGAACAATTTAGCAGCCTTGTGCCATCGTTGGATACTGACTCCTGA
- the bgna gene encoding biglycan a yields the protein MLSVCVAFLFLCTAHLPLHSSALPFEQKGFWDFGKDIDVKELMMMMKDQEEGSAMDPYQPEHPTCPFGCRCDLRVVQCSDLGLGYVPYDIPADTLLLDLQSNRITEIREGDFKGLSNLYALVLRYNQISKVHPKAFLPLKRLQKLYISHNLLTSIPKNLPPSLVELRIHDNHIKRVPAFSFSGLHNMHVIEMGRNPIQNSGFEPGAFMGLKLNYLRISEAKLTGVPKDLPSSLNELHLDNNQIQAIELVDLSQYTQLQRLGLGSNQIRHIEHGALSYLTNLRELHLDNNRLPSVPSGLPHMKYLQVVYLHSNNITNVGLDDFCPTGFGMKRVFYNGISLFDNPIRYWEVQPATFRCVSDQMAVQFGNHKK from the exons ATGTTGTCGGTCTGTGTGGCTTTCCTATTTCTCTGCACTGCCCACCTGCCACTACACTCCTCCGCCCTTCCCTTCGAGCAGAAAGGATTCTGGGACTTTGGCAAGGACATTGATGTGAAAgagctgatgatgatgatgaaggacCAGGAAGAAGGGTCAGCTATGGATCCATACCAACCTGAACATCCCACATGCCCATTTGGCTGTCGGTGCGACCTCAGAGTCGTACAGTGCTCGGATTTAG GGCTAGGTTACGTGCCATACGATATTCCTGCAGACACACTGCTGTTGGACCTGCAGAGCAACAGGATCACAGAGATTAGGGAGGGAGACTTTAAGGGACTGTCCAACCTCTAT GCCCTGGTGTTAAGATATAACCAAATCTCCAAAGTTCATCCCAAGGCATTCCTTCCTCTGAAGCGTCTGCAGAAGTTATACATCTCGCACAACCTTCTGACTTCCATTCCCAAAAACCTGCCTCCATCCCTTGTGGAGCTGCGTATCCATGACAATCACATCAAGAGGGTGCCGGCATTTAGCTTCTCAGGCCTCCACAACATGCATGTCATTG AAATGGGTCGTAATCCAATCCAGAACAGTGGTTTCGAACCTGGAGCATTTATGGGCCTTAAACTGAACTACTTGCGCATTTCTGAAGCCAAACTCACTGGGGTTCCCAAAG ACCTTCCCAGCAGTCTTAATGAGCTTCATTTGGACAATAATCAGATTCAGGCCATTGAGTTGGTGGATCTCAGCCAGTACACCCAGTTGCAGAG GTTGGGACTCGGCAGTAACCAGATTCGCCACATTGAGCACGGTGCTTTATCTTACCTCACCAACCTGAGGGAGCTGCACCTTGACAACAACCGTCTGCCCAGTGTGCCCAGTGGTCTGCCTCATATGAAGTATCTGCAG GTTGTCTACCTCCATTCAAACAACATCACCAATGTTGGGCTGGATGACTTCTGCCCTACGGGTTTTGGGATGAAGAGGGTGTTCTACAATGGCATCAGTCTCTTTGACAACCCGATCAGGTACTGGGAGGTGCAGCCCGCCACGTTCCGCTGTGTCAGTGACCAAATGGCTGTACAGTTTGGGAACCACAAGAAATAA